From Paracoccus suum, the proteins below share one genomic window:
- the uvrA gene encoding excinuclease ABC subunit UvrA, giving the protein MEQKFISVRGAREHNLKDVDLDIPRDQFVVITGLSGSGKSSLAFDTIYAEGQRRYVESLSAYARQFLDMMGKPDVDHISGLSPAISIEQKTTSKNPRSTVGTVTEIYDYLRLLFARAGTPFSPATGLPIEAQQVQDMVDRVMAMEEGTRAYLLAPIVRDRKGAYEKEFLELRKQGFQRVKVNGTFHELDTPPTLDKKFRHDIDVVVDRIVVREGLETRLADSFRTALDLASGIAVLETAAEEGAEPQRITFSENFACPVSGFTIPEIEPRLFSFNAPFGACPACDGLGVELFFDERLVVPDVTLSIAQGAIAPWAKSKSAYLTQTINALARHYGFDRKMPWKDLPEEVRQVLLHGSGKEEIKFRFDDAGRVYEVSRAFEGVIANMERRYRETDSAWSREEMERYQNSRPCGTCDGYRLKPEALAVKIAGNHVGEVVALSIREALAWVEAAPATLSKQKNEIAAAILKEIRERLGFLVNVGLDYLTLSRAAGTLSGGESQRIRLASQIGSGLTGVLYVLDEPSIGLHQRDNDRLLDTLKGLRDAGNSVIVVEHDEDAIRHADYVFDMGPGAGVHGGTVVAKGTPDEIAADPDSLTGQYLSGTREIAVPEERRAGNGKAVTVVKATGNNLKDVTARFPLGQFVCVTGVSGGGKSTLTIETLFKTASMRLNGARQTPAPCETVKGLEHLDKVIDIDQRPIGRTPRSNPATYTGAFTPIRDWFAGLPEAKARGYKAGRFSFNVKGGRCEACQGDGVIKIEMHFLPDVYVECETCKGKRYNRETLEVQFKGKSIADVLDMTVEDAQQFFKAVPSIREKMDALVEVGLGYIKVGQQATTLSGGEAQRVKLSKELSRRATGRTLYILDEPTTGLHFEDVRKLLEVLHSLVEQGNTVIVIEHNLDVVKTADWVIDIGPEGGDGGGRIVGEGTPEQIAAIEGSHTGRYLAPLLKARPAKPRAKAPQRKRVAAE; this is encoded by the coding sequence ATGGAACAGAAGTTCATCTCGGTTCGCGGCGCGCGCGAGCATAATCTTAAGGACGTGGACCTCGACATTCCGCGCGACCAGTTCGTCGTCATCACCGGCCTGTCGGGCAGCGGCAAATCCAGCCTCGCCTTTGATACGATCTATGCCGAGGGGCAGCGGCGCTATGTCGAATCCCTGTCGGCCTATGCCCGGCAGTTCCTCGACATGATGGGCAAACCGGATGTGGATCACATCAGTGGCCTGTCACCGGCCATCAGCATCGAGCAAAAGACCACCAGCAAGAACCCCCGCTCGACCGTCGGCACGGTCACCGAGATCTACGACTACCTGCGCCTGCTGTTCGCCCGCGCCGGTACCCCGTTCAGCCCGGCCACCGGCCTGCCGATCGAGGCGCAGCAGGTCCAGGACATGGTTGATCGCGTCATGGCGATGGAAGAGGGGACCCGCGCCTACCTGCTGGCCCCCATCGTGCGCGATCGCAAGGGCGCCTACGAGAAAGAGTTTCTTGAACTGCGCAAGCAGGGCTTCCAGCGGGTCAAGGTCAACGGCACCTTTCACGAATTGGACACCCCGCCGACACTGGACAAGAAATTCCGCCATGACATCGACGTCGTGGTCGACCGCATCGTTGTGCGCGAGGGGCTTGAGACACGGCTGGCCGACAGCTTTCGCACCGCCCTCGACCTCGCCAGCGGCATCGCTGTGCTGGAGACCGCAGCCGAGGAGGGGGCCGAGCCGCAGCGGATCACCTTCAGCGAGAACTTTGCCTGTCCGGTCAGCGGCTTTACCATCCCGGAGATCGAGCCGCGGCTGTTTTCGTTCAACGCCCCGTTCGGCGCCTGTCCCGCATGCGACGGCCTCGGGGTCGAGCTGTTCTTTGACGAGCGCCTGGTCGTGCCCGATGTCACCCTGTCCATCGCGCAGGGTGCCATCGCGCCATGGGCCAAGTCGAAGTCGGCCTATCTGACCCAGACCATCAATGCGCTGGCTAGGCACTACGGCTTTGATCGCAAGATGCCGTGGAAAGATCTGCCCGAGGAAGTGCGCCAGGTCCTGCTGCACGGGTCGGGGAAGGAAGAGATCAAGTTCCGCTTTGACGATGCCGGCCGCGTCTACGAGGTCAGCCGCGCCTTCGAGGGCGTGATCGCCAACATGGAGCGCCGCTACCGCGAGACCGACAGCGCCTGGTCCCGCGAGGAGATGGAGCGTTACCAGAACAGCCGCCCCTGCGGCACCTGCGACGGCTATCGCCTGAAACCCGAGGCGCTGGCGGTCAAGATCGCCGGCAACCATGTCGGCGAGGTTGTCGCCCTTTCCATCCGCGAGGCGCTGGCCTGGGTCGAGGCCGCGCCCGCAACCCTGTCCAAGCAGAAGAACGAGATTGCCGCCGCGATCCTCAAGGAAATCCGCGAGCGGTTGGGGTTCCTTGTCAACGTCGGGCTGGACTACCTGACCCTCAGCAGGGCTGCCGGCACGCTGTCGGGCGGCGAGAGCCAGCGGATCCGCCTCGCCAGCCAGATCGGCAGCGGGCTGACTGGCGTGCTGTACGTGCTGGACGAGCCGAGCATCGGGTTGCATCAGCGCGACAACGACCGGCTGCTCGACACGCTCAAGGGGCTGCGCGACGCCGGCAATTCGGTGATCGTGGTCGAGCATGACGAAGACGCGATCCGCCACGCGGATTACGTGTTCGACATGGGCCCGGGGGCGGGGGTCCATGGCGGCACCGTTGTCGCCAAGGGCACCCCGGACGAGATCGCGGCCGATCCCGACAGCCTGACCGGCCAATACCTCAGCGGCACGCGCGAGATCGCGGTCCCGGAGGAGCGCCGCGCCGGCAATGGCAAGGCAGTGACCGTGGTCAAGGCCACGGGCAACAACCTCAAGGATGTGACCGCACGCTTTCCGCTGGGCCAGTTCGTCTGCGTGACGGGCGTTTCAGGCGGCGGCAAGTCCACGTTGACCATCGAGACGCTGTTCAAGACCGCCTCGATGCGGCTGAACGGCGCCCGCCAGACCCCGGCGCCGTGCGAGACGGTCAAGGGGCTGGAGCATCTGGACAAGGTCATCGACATCGACCAGCGACCGATCGGCCGCACCCCGCGATCGAACCCCGCGACCTATACTGGTGCCTTCACCCCGATCCGCGACTGGTTCGCTGGCCTGCCCGAGGCCAAGGCGCGCGGCTATAAAGCCGGGCGCTTCAGCTTCAACGTCAAGGGCGGGCGCTGCGAGGCCTGCCAGGGCGACGGCGTCATCAAGATCGAGATGCACTTCCTGCCCGACGTCTATGTCGAATGCGAGACCTGCAAGGGCAAGCGCTACAACCGCGAGACGCTCGAGGTGCAGTTCAAGGGCAAGTCGATTGCCGATGTGCTGGACATGACGGTCGAGGACGCGCAGCAGTTCTTCAAGGCGGTGCCGAGCATCCGCGAAAAGATGGACGCACTGGTCGAGGTCGGCCTTGGCTACATCAAGGTCGGCCAGCAGGCGACGACGCTGTCAGGCGGCGAGGCGCAGCGCGTGAAGCTATCCAAGGAGCTGTCGCGCCGGGCTACAGGCAGAACGCTCTACATCCTCGACGAGCCGACGACGGGTCTGCATTTCGAAGATGTGCGCAAGCTGCTGGAGGTGCTTCACTCGCTGGTCGAGCAGGGCAACACCGTGATCGTCATCGAGCATAACCTGGACGTGGTGAAGACCGCCGACTGGGTGATCGACATCGGCCCGGAAGGCGGCGATGGCGGCGGCCGGATCGTCGGCGAGGGCACGCCCGAGCAGATCGCGGCGATCGAGGGCAGCCACACCGGCCGTTACCTCGCGCCACTGCTGAAGGCACGCCCAGCCAAGCCCCGAGCCAAGGCACCGCAGCGAAAGCGGGTCGCCGCGGAGTAG
- a CDS encoding SH3 domain-containing protein, translating into MPAPAAGDGAATKAGEAAAAAPATARARDPNRGPVTNLPLPRYVSLKGSEGNARRGPSLSHRIDWVFRHAGMPLRVTAEYGHWRRVEDAEGAGGWVHYSLLSGVRTAIIQQDMADLHARANPDAQVTARAESGAIVKLGACRNDWCQITGGGTSGWVPQSALWGVDRGEVRD; encoded by the coding sequence GTGCCCGCCCCGGCGGCCGGCGACGGCGCGGCCACCAAGGCCGGGGAGGCCGCTGCCGCAGCACCCGCTACCGCTCGCGCGCGCGATCCGAATCGCGGCCCGGTCACCAACTTGCCGCTGCCACGCTATGTCTCGCTGAAGGGGTCCGAGGGGAATGCCCGCCGCGGCCCCTCGCTCTCGCATCGCATCGACTGGGTATTCCGCCACGCTGGCATGCCGCTGCGCGTGACGGCCGAATACGGCCACTGGCGCCGGGTCGAGGACGCCGAAGGCGCCGGCGGTTGGGTGCACTATTCGCTGCTGTCGGGGGTGCGCACCGCGATCATCCAGCAGGACATGGCCGATCTGCATGCCCGCGCGAACCCCGACGCCCAGGTGACCGCCCGGGCCGAGAGCGGCGCGATCGTCAAGCTGGGCGCGTGCCGCAACGACTGGTGCCAGATTACCGGCGGCGGCACCTCAGGCTGGGTGCCGCAATCGGCGCTGTGGGGCGTGGATCGCGGCGAGGTGCGGGACTGA
- a CDS encoding 2-hydroxyacid dehydrogenase yields the protein MSPPSSPSDSGRPRPVVQVTRRLPEAIEARMAELFDCRFNESDTRLAREEMVAAMQSCEILVPTLTDRIDATMLAQAGPRLKLIANFGAGIDHLDIASARQRGILVSNTPGVVTEDTADMTMALILAVTRRLPEGMAQMQAGNWHGWAPTANLGGRLAGRRLGILGMGRIGQAVARRAAAFGLQVHYHNRRRLRPETEAALQATWSESLDRMLARVDIVSVNAPHTPATFHLLNARRLKLLKPTAVVVNTSRGEVIDENALTRMLRAGEIAGAGLDVFEHGHEINPRLRALPNVVLLPHMGSATVEGRAEMGERVIVNIKTFVDGHRPPDLVVPGMF from the coding sequence ATGTCGCCCCCGTCCTCACCGTCAGATTCCGGCCGCCCGCGCCCCGTGGTGCAGGTCACACGCCGCCTGCCCGAGGCCATCGAGGCGCGCATGGCCGAGCTGTTCGACTGCCGCTTCAACGAAAGCGACACCCGGCTGGCGCGCGAGGAAATGGTCGCGGCTATGCAGTCCTGCGAGATCCTGGTGCCGACCCTCACCGACCGGATTGACGCAACCATGTTGGCGCAGGCGGGCCCGCGGCTGAAGCTGATCGCCAATTTCGGCGCCGGGATCGATCACCTCGACATCGCCAGCGCCCGCCAGCGCGGTATCCTGGTCAGCAACACCCCGGGCGTCGTCACCGAAGATACGGCCGATATGACCATGGCGCTGATCCTCGCCGTGACCCGCCGCCTGCCCGAAGGCATGGCGCAGATGCAGGCCGGAAACTGGCACGGCTGGGCGCCGACCGCGAACCTTGGCGGTCGGCTGGCGGGGCGGCGGCTCGGGATCCTCGGCATGGGGCGGATTGGCCAGGCGGTCGCCCGACGCGCCGCCGCCTTTGGCCTGCAGGTCCATTACCACAACCGCCGTCGGCTGCGCCCCGAGACCGAGGCCGCACTGCAGGCCACCTGGTCCGAAAGCCTCGATCGGATGCTGGCACGGGTCGACATCGTCAGCGTGAACGCGCCGCATACCCCCGCTACCTTTCACCTGCTGAATGCCCGCCGGCTGAAGTTGCTGAAGCCGACCGCGGTCGTGGTGAACACCTCGCGCGGCGAGGTGATCGACGAGAACGCGCTGACGCGGATGCTGCGCGCGGGCGAAATCGCGGGCGCCGGCCTCGACGTGTTCGAGCATGGCCACGAGATCAATCCCCGCCTGCGCGCTCTGCCGAACGTGGTCCTGCTGCCACATATGGGCAGTGCCACGGTCGAGGGCCGGGCCGAGATGGGCGAGCGGGTGATCGTGAATATAAAGACGTTCGTCGATGGCCACCGGCCACCCGACCTGGTGGTGCCGGGGATGTTCTGA
- a CDS encoding GcvT family protein, with protein sequence MKTHVKALVVGGGAVGCGILLALARRGWDTMLVERDELTAGSTWHAAGLLPLFNMGYATTHIHDFSVKLYARLEEETGLNAGFTRCGNLRMAQTDARMDEYQLYSATAETVGIEHQFLTPDEIKSRWPLLRTEDLKGALFHPTDGYINPADVTQAMAKGARMAGATIERKIQVNGYRWTGSEWIVTCERMVERGGNLVPSGEVFDITAEHVVTATGNHAQRTARLLGIKIPAIPVEHQYIVTEPDPALVAWRQAGNPEHPVLRDADAKWYVREERGGWILGPYERNAPARFLYDVPDSFRADLFTLDLERIEEEYMSMIHRIPSSETVGLKDDYNGPICYTPDGNPLVGPAPGLRNMWLAEGFSFGITAAGGTGHYLAQMMVDGEAEIDMASLDPRRFGSWMTTEYAARKNEEAYENVFVLHHPDEERPACRPLRTAPAYDRQIAAGAQMGQVNGWERPNYYAPAGFDDHDSRSFRRGGWWQYAAAEAQALRETAGLIDASAFTKHILKGPGATAFLDWFTTNKLPKVGRINLTYALTDAGTTRTEYTIVRTAEDAYYLVSAGAWTAYDQDFLARAVADNIERFGPMYLADVTTQYGVFALAGPNSRAILNELVRDADPATVLSNKRFPWLSMRNIELGMVPVSTIRVAYTGELGWELHHPVEMGRHLWDRLIEAGERHGLRLVGGRAQNWLRQEKSYRAFGTELGRDATPLEAGLDRFVDLSKDFRGKEAMEAKGIRSMCVTVLIDGPADADPWGREALLLDGTKIGRLTSGGYSTAFGKSIGMGYVRPDLAAPGTALKVRMQGRLWDAVVTEDSPYDPQNARIRVDG encoded by the coding sequence ATGAAAACCCATGTAAAGGCCCTGGTGGTGGGCGGCGGCGCGGTCGGCTGCGGCATCCTGCTGGCGTTGGCGCGGCGCGGCTGGGACACCATGCTGGTTGAGCGCGACGAGTTGACGGCGGGCAGCACATGGCACGCGGCCGGTCTGCTGCCGCTGTTCAACATGGGCTATGCGACCACGCACATCCATGATTTCTCGGTGAAACTCTACGCCCGGCTGGAGGAGGAGACGGGCCTCAACGCCGGCTTTACCCGTTGCGGCAACCTGCGCATGGCGCAGACCGACGCGCGGATGGACGAATACCAGCTTTACTCCGCCACGGCCGAGACGGTCGGCATCGAACACCAGTTCCTGACCCCGGACGAGATCAAGTCCCGCTGGCCGCTGCTGCGGACCGAGGACCTCAAGGGCGCGCTGTTCCACCCGACCGATGGCTACATCAACCCCGCGGACGTCACCCAGGCCATGGCCAAGGGCGCGCGCATGGCCGGGGCCACGATCGAGCGCAAGATCCAGGTCAACGGTTATCGCTGGACCGGATCGGAATGGATCGTCACCTGCGAGCGCATGGTCGAGCGTGGCGGAAACCTCGTCCCCTCCGGCGAGGTCTTCGACATCACCGCCGAGCATGTCGTGACCGCGACCGGCAACCATGCGCAGCGCACCGCGCGCCTTCTCGGTATCAAGATCCCGGCGATCCCGGTCGAGCACCAGTATATCGTGACCGAGCCGGACCCCGCCCTCGTCGCCTGGCGTCAGGCTGGCAACCCCGAGCATCCGGTCCTGCGCGACGCAGATGCCAAGTGGTATGTGCGCGAAGAACGCGGTGGCTGGATCCTCGGCCCCTACGAGCGCAATGCCCCGGCGCGGTTCCTTTATGACGTGCCCGACAGCTTCCGCGCCGACCTCTTCACCCTCGATCTGGAACGGATCGAGGAGGAATACATGTCGATGATCCACCGCATCCCGTCCTCGGAAACCGTGGGGTTGAAGGACGATTACAACGGCCCGATCTGCTATACGCCGGACGGCAACCCGCTGGTCGGCCCGGCGCCCGGGCTACGCAACATGTGGCTGGCCGAAGGTTTCTCGTTCGGCATCACCGCGGCCGGTGGCACGGGCCACTACCTGGCGCAGATGATGGTCGACGGCGAGGCAGAGATCGACATGGCCTCGCTCGATCCGCGCCGGTTCGGCAGCTGGATGACCACCGAATACGCCGCCCGCAAGAATGAGGAGGCGTATGAGAATGTCTTTGTGCTGCACCACCCCGACGAGGAGCGGCCGGCCTGCCGCCCGCTGAGGACCGCCCCCGCCTATGACCGCCAGATTGCGGCCGGCGCACAGATGGGACAGGTCAATGGATGGGAGCGCCCGAACTACTATGCCCCCGCCGGCTTCGACGACCACGATTCGCGCTCGTTCCGGCGCGGCGGCTGGTGGCAATACGCGGCCGCCGAGGCGCAAGCTCTGCGCGAGACGGCCGGCCTGATCGACGCCAGCGCCTTTACCAAGCATATCCTCAAGGGGCCTGGCGCGACCGCCTTTCTGGACTGGTTCACGACCAACAAGCTGCCCAAGGTCGGCCGTATCAACCTGACCTATGCCCTGACCGACGCCGGCACGACGCGGACCGAATACACCATCGTGCGCACCGCCGAGGACGCCTACTACCTCGTCTCGGCCGGCGCCTGGACCGCCTATGACCAGGATTTCCTGGCGAGGGCCGTGGCCGACAATATCGAGCGTTTCGGGCCGATGTATCTGGCCGACGTCACGACCCAATACGGGGTCTTTGCCCTGGCCGGCCCAAACAGTCGCGCCATCCTGAACGAGTTGGTGCGGGACGCCGACCCGGCCACCGTGCTCTCGAACAAGCGCTTTCCGTGGCTCTCGATGCGTAACATCGAGCTGGGGATGGTGCCGGTCAGCACCATCCGCGTCGCCTATACCGGCGAGCTGGGCTGGGAGTTGCACCACCCGGTCGAGATGGGCCGCCACCTGTGGGACCGCCTGATCGAGGCCGGCGAACGACATGGACTGCGGCTGGTGGGCGGACGGGCGCAGAACTGGCTGAGGCAGGAAAAATCCTACCGCGCCTTCGGTACCGAACTCGGCCGCGACGCGACGCCGCTGGAGGCCGGGCTCGACCGCTTTGTCGATCTGTCCAAGGACTTCCGCGGCAAGGAGGCGATGGAGGCCAAGGGGATCCGCTCGATGTGCGTAACCGTCCTGATCGACGGCCCCGCCGATGCAGACCCCTGGGGCCGCGAGGCATTGCTGCTGGACGGCACCAAGATCGGTCGCCTGACCTCCGGCGGTTATTCGACGGCGTTCGGCAAGTCGATCGGCATGGGCTATGTGCGGCCTGACCTCGCCGCGCCCGGCACCGCGCTGAAGGTGCGGATGCAGGGCCGGCTGTGGGATGCCGTCGTGACCGAAGACTCGCCCTATGACCCGCAGAACGCACGAATCCGGGTGGACGGATAG
- a CDS encoding GFA family protein: MATQTYTGSCQCGSIAYEVEADLDKTIVCNCSRCRRLGAVLTFATPDKFQLTADGPTTDWRSTLMPSTTCFARSAGSRPTPVARRQMETR; the protein is encoded by the coding sequence ATGGCAACCCAAACCTATACCGGCAGCTGCCAATGCGGCAGCATCGCCTATGAGGTCGAGGCCGACCTCGACAAGACGATCGTCTGCAACTGCTCGCGCTGCCGGCGGCTTGGCGCGGTGCTGACCTTCGCCACGCCCGACAAGTTTCAGCTGACCGCCGACGGCCCGACGACGGACTGGCGTTCAACACTCATGCCATCCACCACCTGTTTTGCCCGATCTGCGGGATCGAGGCCTACGCCCGTGGCACGACGCCAGATGGAAACGAGATGA
- a CDS encoding HesA/MoeB/ThiF family protein: MLAVVAAIAVAVGLYRNWTGPRLAGVLAGIWALGAAALLVAPAQGVRLTGTSLRVWLVAGGAIVLALGYVALVRMARRRAAPVVPVESASAPGKLSDVELDRYARHIVLREVGGPGQQALRRARVLIVGAGGLGAPACLYLAAAGVGRITIADDDDVSLSNLQRQVMFRDSDLGRPKTAAAAGAMLALNPHVTVVPHPHRITEADAALVAEHDLVLDGTDNFAARAAINRACTAAGVPLIAGAIAQWEGQVTIYDPARDAPCLACIFPEPPALGLAPSCAEAGVVGALPGVIGSVMALEAIKLIAGAGQPLRGRMLIFDGLWGETRTMTIARRPDCPVCGDAAHPA, translated from the coding sequence GTGCTGGCGGTCGTCGCCGCGATCGCTGTGGCCGTGGGTCTCTATCGCAACTGGACCGGCCCCCGTCTGGCAGGCGTTCTGGCCGGCATCTGGGCGCTGGGTGCGGCAGCCCTGTTGGTCGCACCGGCGCAAGGCGTGCGGCTGACTGGCACTTCGTTGCGGGTCTGGCTGGTCGCCGGCGGGGCCATTGTCCTGGCCTTGGGCTATGTCGCGCTGGTGCGAATGGCTCGCCGCCGGGCCGCGCCCGTCGTCCCCGTTGAAAGCGCGTCGGCGCCGGGAAAGCTGTCCGACGTCGAACTGGACCGCTACGCCCGCCATATCGTGCTGCGCGAAGTCGGCGGCCCGGGTCAGCAGGCATTGCGCCGCGCGCGGGTCCTGATCGTCGGCGCCGGGGGCCTCGGCGCGCCGGCCTGCCTTTATCTTGCGGCGGCGGGGGTCGGGCGCATTACCATTGCCGATGATGACGACGTCAGCCTGTCGAACCTGCAGCGGCAAGTGATGTTCCGTGACAGCGACCTGGGCCGGCCCAAGACGGCAGCGGCAGCGGGGGCGATGCTGGCGCTGAACCCCCATGTGACGGTTGTCCCGCATCCCCACCGCATAACCGAGGCGGACGCCGCGCTGGTCGCCGAGCATGACCTGGTGCTGGACGGCACCGACAATTTCGCAGCGCGCGCGGCGATCAACCGCGCGTGCACCGCCGCAGGCGTGCCGCTGATCGCCGGTGCCATCGCCCAGTGGGAGGGGCAGGTCACCATCTACGACCCGGCGCGGGATGCCCCTTGCCTCGCCTGCATCTTTCCCGAACCGCCTGCCTTAGGCCTCGCCCCATCCTGCGCCGAGGCCGGCGTCGTCGGTGCCCTGCCGGGTGTGATCGGGAGCGTGATGGCGCTTGAGGCGATCAAGCTGATCGCCGGGGCCGGTCAGCCGCTGCGCGGGCGCATGCTGATCTTTGACGGGCTGTGGGGCGAGACCCGGACTATGACCATCGCCCGGCGACCGGACTGTCCGGTCTGCGGCGATGCAGCCCATCCGGCCTGA
- the dut gene encoding dUTP diphosphatase has product MDQDPALTVSVMHAEGADTALALPVYATDGAAGADLRADLRGEQLRLAPGARAAVPTGLILALPEGFEGQVRPRSGLALREGVTVANAPGTVDSDYRGEVHVILINLGSQPFIIRHGERIAQLVIAPVARARFMLSATLPGSTRGAAGFGSTGRG; this is encoded by the coding sequence ATGGATCAGGATCCCGCGCTCACCGTCTCCGTCATGCATGCCGAGGGCGCCGACACCGCGCTGGCGTTGCCCGTTTATGCCACCGATGGCGCTGCGGGAGCCGATCTGCGCGCGGATCTGCGCGGCGAGCAGTTGCGGCTCGCCCCCGGCGCGCGCGCGGCGGTGCCGACTGGCTTGATCCTGGCCCTGCCGGAGGGGTTCGAGGGGCAGGTGCGCCCGCGCTCAGGCCTCGCGCTGCGAGAGGGGGTGACGGTGGCCAATGCGCCGGGCACCGTGGACAGCGATTATCGCGGCGAGGTTCATGTCATCCTCATCAACCTCGGCTCTCAACCCTTCATCATTCGGCACGGCGAGCGTATCGCGCAACTCGTGATCGCCCCGGTCGCGCGGGCGCGGTTCATGCTGTCCGCGACACTGCCGGGCAGCACACGCGGCGCCGCGGGTTTCGGCTCGACCGGGCGGGGCTGA
- the infC gene encoding translation initiation factor IF-3 — MARRPHNAPPTRDTGPRVNDRIRAPEIRLIGAEGENVGVVTPARAMAMAEEAGLDLVEISPTAVPPVCKIMDLGKFKYEQQKREAEARKKQKIIEIKEIKFRPGTDTHDYDVKMRSVMKFLEEGDKVKVTLRFRGREMAHQNLGVELLNRVADDVAETGKVESMPKLEGRQMVMMISPR; from the coding sequence ATAGCCCGTAGACCGCATAATGCGCCGCCCACCCGTGATACTGGCCCCCGTGTCAACGACCGCATCCGCGCCCCCGAGATCCGCCTGATTGGCGCTGAGGGCGAAAATGTTGGTGTCGTGACCCCGGCGCGCGCCATGGCGATGGCCGAGGAAGCGGGGCTGGATCTGGTCGAGATCTCGCCCACCGCTGTCCCGCCGGTCTGCAAGATCATGGACCTCGGCAAGTTCAAGTACGAGCAGCAAAAGCGCGAGGCCGAAGCGCGCAAGAAGCAAAAGATCATCGAGATCAAAGAGATCAAGTTCCGTCCGGGAACCGACACTCATGACTACGATGTGAAGATGCGTTCGGTGATGAAGTTTCTGGAGGAAGGCGACAAGGTCAAGGTGACCCTGCGCTTTCGCGGCCGCGAGATGGCGCACCAGAACCTGGGCGTCGAGTTGCTGAACCGCGTCGCCGACGACGTAGCCGAGACCGGCAAGGTCGAATCGATGCCCAAGCTGGAAGGCCGGCAGATGGTCATGATGATCTCGCCGCGCTGA
- a CDS encoding glycosyltransferase family 2 protein produces MSVPGLHDWLASRPAGALARGPIAIILIEDDTEVTSTLRHHLDLGFARILALSPEPLSLDLAPADAARVTNLIWDTRTSGAHVGAVNAIIAAVPTGTWLYYGWNAEYLFYPFSETRRIGEMLAFHAEERRDAMLGFVTDLYPAKNDGFGPAIDREAVMFDRAGYYALQRTDQNGAPASRQMNFHGGLHWRYEEFLPPDRLRIDRVALFRAAPGLTLLPDHRFSDEEYNTYACQWHNNLTCAIASFRVAKALLRNPRSRDAVDSFVWAGSERFDWSSQQLMEAGLMEPGQWF; encoded by the coding sequence GTGAGCGTTCCCGGCCTGCACGACTGGCTGGCCAGCCGTCCTGCGGGCGCCCTCGCCCGTGGGCCCATCGCTATCATTCTGATCGAGGATGACACCGAAGTCACCTCGACCTTGCGCCATCACCTCGACCTCGGCTTTGCGCGAATCCTGGCGTTGTCGCCCGAGCCGCTCTCGCTCGACCTTGCTCCCGCCGACGCCGCGCGGGTGACCAACCTGATCTGGGACACGCGGACCAGCGGCGCGCATGTCGGGGCGGTCAATGCCATCATCGCTGCGGTCCCGACCGGGACCTGGCTTTATTACGGCTGGAACGCCGAATACCTGTTCTACCCCTTCAGCGAGACCCGCCGGATCGGCGAGATGCTCGCCTTTCATGCCGAAGAGCGGCGCGATGCGATGCTGGGCTTCGTGACCGACCTCTACCCCGCCAAGAACGACGGCTTTGGCCCGGCGATCGACCGCGAGGCGGTGATGTTCGACCGAGCCGGCTACTACGCGCTGCAACGCACCGATCAGAACGGCGCCCCAGCCTCGCGGCAGATGAATTTCCACGGCGGCCTCCACTGGCGCTACGAGGAGTTCCTGCCGCCCGACCGCCTGCGGATCGATCGCGTCGCGCTGTTTCGCGCGGCCCCTGGGCTGACCCTTCTGCCTGATCACCGCTTCTCGGACGAGGAGTATAATACCTATGCCTGCCAGTGGCATAACAACCTGACCTGCGCCATCGCCTCGTTCCGGGTGGCCAAGGCCCTATTGCGCAATCCCCGCTCGCGCGATGCGGTGGACAGCTTCGTCTGGGCTGGCTCCGAGCGCTTTGACTGGTCCTCGCAGCAGTTGATGGAAGCCGGCCTGATGGAGCCGGGTCAGTGGTTCTAG
- the fabA gene encoding bifunctional 3-hydroxydecanoyl-ACP dehydratase/trans-2-decenoyl-ACP isomerase: MARTSFDRDDLLACARGDLFGPGNAQLPEPPMLMMDRITDISADGGLHGKGHVVAEFDITPDLWFFACHFPGNPIMPGCLGLDGLWQLTGFNLGWRGWQGRGYALGVGEVKLTGMVRPDRKMLTYKVDFTKAIQTRRLTMGVADGIVEADGEVIYQVRDMKVALSAG; this comes from the coding sequence ATGGCGCGCACCAGCTTTGACCGAGATGATCTGCTGGCCTGCGCGCGGGGCGATCTTTTCGGGCCGGGCAACGCCCAACTGCCCGAGCCGCCGATGCTGATGATGGACCGGATCACCGACATCTCTGCCGACGGCGGGCTGCACGGCAAGGGCCATGTGGTGGCCGAATTCGACATCACCCCGGACCTGTGGTTCTTTGCCTGCCACTTCCCCGGCAACCCGATCATGCCCGGCTGCCTTGGCCTTGACGGGCTGTGGCAATTGACCGGCTTCAACCTCGGCTGGCGCGGCTGGCAGGGGCGCGGCTATGCCTTGGGCGTGGGCGAGGTCAAGCTGACCGGCATGGTCCGCCCCGACCGCAAAATGCTGACCTACAAGGTGGATTTCACCAAGGCCATCCAGACCCGGCGGCTGACGATGGGTGTCGCCGACGGCATCGTCGAGGCCGACGGCGAGGTCATCTACCAGGTCCGCGACATGAAGGT